CTAAGGAggccctttttttttattgtggttacaaatctttgttaaaagtaataacataaaacttgagtaaaagttttttcaggaataataacaaaaaaacgttTGTCAAATATTACAATGTTGACTCTAAATAAGAAGTTCATTAAAAAGAACTTCAATCTTGAATCAATAAATATCATTTCACAAAAAGTTAgattcattaaatttatcagAAATTTTGTGTCAAGTGGTACGCACGCGGTAGGGGTGTAGTGGTAGTGCGTTCATTTTATAAGCCAGAGGTTCCCAGTTCAATCCCCTATATGTCCCTGGGTAGTAtggcgctcaacttgtttctctgcgcatcAGTCTTGTTTGTCAAGGATTGCGTAATGGAGTTAttgagttgagagagggttataaccacaattaagtagcctcctcgcctTTAGTAGCCTTTTTAGCCTTGGGTTGtgagtttacataaaaaaagtatattattataaataattttatttctatataaaaatacatataacatatacaatgtaatatatataatagtatataaaattatagttataatgaTCGTGAATGTTTGCAAAATCATGATGATGACTTTACtagaaattgttttgttttatttagatttgTCAAGGTCTGctgaactaaaaaatttttatcttgaaTATTATGGCAAAATTGGTGAACTTCAACCGCTATTAAAAGCATCAACTTCAGAACATTGGTATTTTGATCTAAATACTCGAGCAAGTATTTTCATAAATGAGACTTTTGATTTTAGTgttgaacaaaataattttttttttaaccaaatgaGTTATACACCAGTTACATATAGTGaaatatttacaaaagaaaaatcagtaataatatctggaatagctggtattggaaaaacatggttgcttagaaaatgtttgcttgattggtcaaatggtttaatttggaaaaatgttgaatttgttttttatttggaatgcaGGAGACTTAATCAATATccaaatatttctaatattaatgaaTTACTAAATGCTTTCTACAAagattttatgaataattttaaaatcagtaaTCATACTGCACTGTTTATAATTGATGGATTAGACGAGTTTAgatatttaaatcaattattaaatccAAGTTTGACTTTTTATCCAATTGTTAATGCTTTAGCAGaagttacaaaatataaacatgtAGTTGCTGGTAAAGTTAATGCAATAGATCATTACCAAAGTATATCtacaaaacataataataagTTATGCATTCAAGTAATGggattaaatgaaaataaaataaataactatatagaAAATCATGTTGTGgaagtaaaaaaagaagttataaaaacaactttaaaggaGTCTCCAATTGCAAAAGCCATGGCATCTATTCcgttttatttatcttaaatgtgtaaaattataagtgattcaaaaaaaatcggttcaaattttttcttaacaatgAAAGATttgtatgtaaatatttttttatacttaatgcaaaaacacataaaaaatattaaatcagtATATGAGGTAATGGAAGAcagttctaataaaaaatatattttggataTTTGTAAGATTGCATATAAAttgtttgttgaaaataaattatttctttccaAAGAAGAAGTTCAAACTTTAATTAGTGACTTGgataaaaaaggtaatttttttggatttatagaAAAGATTGAAACAGATCTGGGTTGTCATTATCAGTTTGCACAATCGACAATAGTGAAGTTTTGTTCATCTGTTTATGCATATAATTGCTTAAGTTGTGATGAGATTATGGCCAATAAGAGTTGCTTATCAATGATTTGTGGATTAGCCAATAAAAACCAAAACagtttattaaagtttcttgTTAACCTGAATCCTTCAAAAATATCCAGTAAAGAATCTTCACTTTTGTGTTCCATATTGggtaagttttaaaacattgttgCATTATTGTGAGCCTATTTTAGAtaatcaattatataaaatattattttatatttgatatgtttctgaatattataatttttaggcaagttttctgaaaaaattcaattaactaTTCTTTATCTAAtatgacacaaaaaaattaatttcactGTGTGATCATTGTTCTCTTTATAAATGCTGAAGGTGGTTTTGTGGTTTAGCTTATTTTTAGACATAGTATTTTttgcctgtttttttttttttttaatttagagttgATTAAAAGAGTCTTCTTTAGGAAAcaaaacacaatttaaaaattaaataactgtttgcacaaatcttatatatatatatatatatatatatatatatatatatatatatatatatatatatatatatatatatatatatatatatatatatataatatatatatatatatatatatatatatatatatatatatatatatatatatatatatatatatacaaatatatatatatatatatacacatatatatatatatatatatatatatatatatatatatatatatatatatatatatatatatatatatatatatatatatatatatataaaacaaaatataaatataaaaaacaaatcactTCTTCACAAACATAGCTagcattatttgtttaattCTATCATAATAAAGTGCTAAATTAAAGACTCTGACCAATAAGCAAAAAGGCTTTTTTCTTGTTGTAGAAACAagtttttggtaatttttactGCTGAGTGCACCATCTGTAAACTTTATGGTGCTAATGATTTTGtcatttgttataactttaacaTGATTTGCAATGtgatttgacaatttttttttttttttttttttttcatcttcgcttgaacaaggctgcaagcaaccactaattaaagttggaagttactggaagagaaaagatgaagattgttgagcaagataacgattgacagacaacttgaaagattgcaaattatatgataCAGGatatgcaaattatatgaaagcaagatgaaggtagcgaattccaaaaaaccgatgttcaaggaaaaaaaactagacaaataagagtttttggagcactaaGGAAAAGTCACAggaaaaggatgagacttaattgaataacgagtaacacgagaatgagttttagtagatggcacaagagacactagctctttagagcagcggccattatagtatttgtagaaaagagaaagagaagcaaaatTACggcgatgtgataatggttggaggttggctgtgagagcaggtccaactatacttacaatgtgtttttgcaccttgtctaaaagataaagagcatcattagaagatccgccccagatatggcaacagtattccatacaaggccggatttgagatttatagagatagagaatagaatccgaAGTAAGCAAGTTTcaagctcaataaagagatgcaaccttagtagatgctaattttgcaatggatttgatatacggtttccaagaaagtttggaagtaagagttaagcctagaagatgaagagtggatgactcatcaagtacattaccattcataaatataggaagatttaaattattgcaataacgattggctgaaaaaaattgagttttatctgaattaaggTTCactagccactgtgagccccatgctgtaacagaagtgagatctttttcaagctcaaatgcccccttcAAGCAATCAGaaagtgttggcttcttattgcgacaagaataaatgttagtatcatcagcgaacaatgccaccttagatgtgagaatatctagaagattgttaatgtaaatttaaaagagtatagggccaaggataaaACGTTgaagaacccctgaagttacagaataataaaaagagaagtTACAGAATAATAAGAGTATATCgagaacaacttttatactacaattggaaaggaaggattcaataatcttagaGATGTTGCCAGAaacactgtaagaagaaagcttatggagaaaatcagcatgccaaactttatcaaaagcttttgaaatgtcaagagcgatgaccttaacctctccacctttatctaatgcacgataaaacgtATTGGTCATTATTGTTAGCAAATTAGCTGTAGAACGAGTAGATCGAAATTCATATTGATGGTCagaaagtaatttattagattcaagatgagagattaagtgtttgttaattaaagactcaaaaccTTGGTTATGAAGAAGACTAATGGTACgatagttagacgaatcagatcgctctccagaaattttgaaaacaggGACAATGTATGCTGCTTTCCATCAGActagaaaacaagactctgataagcacttgttgaatagttttgagaGTATAAATCATTAGTTTACAGAACATTGTTAGTGTTAATAAAACAGCCATGTGTTACTCCCTATGACTTTTTGCTAGTCAGATTAAATAAGGTTTATTAAGTTACTTATTGACATAATGGTTATTCtcaaatttattatatgtttatatttgacTTCTTTTCCTTTTGGCTGGTAATAGAGTTTTTAAGACAAGTATAGCATAAGTTATGTTAAACTACAGTCTCTCAAGATGAACTGTCATAGATTTAATGGAAAGGTGATATAGGAAAAGGGTAAACCTCTCTCACTTGCTAACCTCGCTTAAGCTTAAAAGATTCACTAGTCATGTCCATTGATAAAGTCAAGTGtgaattttttggtatttgttTATTGGACTTTGATGATGggctgtgaaaaaaaaaaaaattctttaagaattaaaaatacaagGGCAACATAATTTgatcaactttttatattaatatatctaaACATAACTAAtgatcaatgtaaaaaaaacaataagggTCAAACACAGTATTTATGCTTTGATGTTAAAGAcgttataaataatgttttgtaaaatttttgtagTTGATGTTGTATACAATTGTAATATTATCATTacataaagaaattataataaatgtaaagatttgcaaattttttaaatttttatttgtatctgctttgtatatatgttatatgaCTAGCAGAATCCATGTCTAGCTTGCGTTATACCAGATTAAACAACTTTCAACTTATTTTGTACTAATTACTAATACTTATAAGGCATGCTACTATGGTATGCAGACGCACATTCTCTACATTGACTATTTACATCACATGCACAGCTATAAGGTATTTCAACAGTTCACAACGCTTACTAAATCTTGTTATACTGCAACAAATCACTGTACTTACTGTCACTTATGTCAAAAACCACTTACAATTGTATGCAAGTTGTACTGAACTCTTTCAAGTGTCCTCTGGTCTCAGTGTCAATACAGAGGTCTCTAGAAATTGTTCTGATGGAATAGCCTGAAAAAAGTCATTTTAGGATAACGCAAACGGATACTCTAACAATAAGATCTAACCCTAAGTTAGATTTTTTTCCCaatggcaaaaaaaatgttatggtaTCCCTACACCAAACAACTTTTAGAGAacagaaattaatttaaattaggtttGTAATAACAAGCATTAACATTTGTAATAACATTTGGAATAAATAACttggaaaaattaatttttctaaaagtcGTTATAAGTTTCAAAagattgtttacaaattttgttcaatttttttttatttatatatatatatatattgtttttatttgtataattgtGTATTTTGTATGttgaatttaaatctttaaacaatttttatggtttaaaatttttttttataaacaacatctttaaacaacaattatgtCTTCGAGAAATATGACAGTTCTTATTgtcacaaatataaaatcaacacaaaattgaaaaaaaattcctgaaaaaaaagattttttttgtgaagttatttaattgttttcttcATTTCTTATTTTGCTCCTGCAAATATTAACTTAACATcgctaaaaaaaacataaaatgtatttttatttataatggttttatttattaggttttttttattattttacttgttgTAAATAACTTACCcagaatttttttatcttatttagcattttaaataatttcatgtGCAATACTAGGTTATTAAACTGAAGATTAACATCTAAATTATTATGTGTGGTTGAACTCACATCATTCTAAGTTTATTTGCAGAAGGaagtgtgtgcatatatatatttttaaaatcacttcTTCACAAATAGTGCTTGCGCCATTTGTAAAATACCATGTTAATGTTATGCTAATGTTGTACAAAAGAAAcactgtttttatataatttgattatAACCCACAATGTCAACCAGccattgttttacttttttgtaaatgtttcatatactttgtaaaagttaaaaaggacaaaacaaaacacatttccagtttttttttattacaaaagcCAATGTtatagtataaacaaaaatatcagaGGTAGGTTTACTCTATTTCGataaatttataagtaaaagtaaCATGGGTACTTTTCCGAGATGTATAAATGGTAATATAATACATCAGCTAATGGCCTAGTAGTATACAAGCAGGTGTGAGTCCTTATTGTGTTGAACATCTAAGAGTCTAAATCTAGATCTTGGTCTTGTGAAAAGTCTTGTTTTTGGTCTTGGGTTGACTTTGTGATGTCTTGGTCCAGATACTGGTCTTGAAGTCTTATATCTTGGTCTTGAGCAATAATTAATTGGTCTTGACTACATCTCTTGACTACATCTGGTACCTAGAAgacatattttatcatttatgtttaaaaagccATATTTTTCCAGAATATTGTAATATAGTCTGATAATGTAATATAGTCTCTTAACTATGCAGACATAACATTACACACTCAGCAAGgaagttataacaattttttgtgttgCTCTTTATGGGACTTAGTATAACTATAAAGTTTACCATTTTACCCTGAAACTAGGGTAtcaatttataaacaacaatttcATCAGCATtcagcattaaaaataataatcttttttagttgaagttttttgTAGTTTGATTTTCAGCAGTTTTGGTTGAAAAAGGTAAATAAAAGAAGACAAATCTCTTCTTTTATTTACCTTCgcctttaaataaaatcttctgcAGTTATGATctcattttttgattaaatgaaatacaaatgaatatttttcttaaattctgTTTCCTTCCCATTTAAGcatgtgttttcttttttgcagATCTGTCACAAGGCCAGCCGTTTTTTGTACACTGCTCagttttaacaacaaataaatctCTATCTTTTGGTAATATTACAGTTCTTTTTCTATCAAACTCTgatatttcattttctttaGCATTGATTTTCTCAGCGCTTTCTTATTTTTTGCATAACCCTGCCTTCTTCCTTTTTATTTACAGCctgctttaacttttttttattgtatgccatttctggattcttttcaTAAGTTTTGGCATCTTAGTAGTATAATTTAGGCCTTAAAACAAATTTGCATTGATTACCCATTTTACCCCAGaagagataaatttaaattctgttaATAGTAGACAgagcaacaaatattttttatgaattttctattaaactttagtttttgaTGATAATACAGAAAATTTTTCATAAGTCCTTAATAATCCTATGCATTATTTTCTCATATCTTGCACAACAtaacattacataatattatattataaacatatttaccAATGTGGTTGCAGTGTACTGGTGGAGCACTTTCCTCATAAGCAAAAGGTTCCAAGTTCGATCTTTAACACGTCCCTGGTAATACAGCGCTCAACTTTGTCAAGGTGTTTCGGAGTTAATTGAGGGTTGTAACTTTAATCATAGTAGCCTCTTTAACTGTAGTTGCCTACTCGGTCTTGggaaaatgttttaacattaaaaaaaaaatctgtattgaatttcaaatattaactttttatttttttaattttttaattttttttttattttttttttttgcagcttttCTCATAAACAGACATGTTTTTACTGTGtgaaaattagaataaaatcaGTTGTAATCATAAAAtgttgtaataatttaaatcatagtTCATAATTTCAAGGAAAATGTTACTTTATTATGGTTAATATGCAAAAAGGAGATTGAATTATTTGTTTCACATGTTAAGAAAATGGATAATGCTCAGGCTGACAAATCTAAGTCAAAATTTGTACTTCTTTGCAACCAAAACAAACTAATGTTTGTTTTCTATGTTTCATAATCAAACTTGCAGAGATTTGGGATGTAATAGTAGCCAGGTGAAATTAATTATGATATTTGAAAAGAATTAGGATTAATTAATGCAATAGATTagaaatcaatatttttttgtgtgttaggAATATTTCTTGCTAAATTAGATCCAATTAAGATTGTTTAGTTTAGTTGCTATTTTATGTGAATCCTATACATTGGATT
This genomic interval from Hydra vulgaris chromosome 01, alternate assembly HydraT2T_AEP contains the following:
- the LOC136075030 gene encoding NACHT, LRR and PYD domains-containing protein 6-like; its protein translation is MASNLSYQNDLSRSAELKNFYLEYYGKIGELQPLLKASTSEHWYFDLNTRASIFINETFDFSVEQNNFFFNQMSYTPVTYSEIFTKEKSVIISGIAGIGKTWLLRKCLLDWSNGLIWKNVEFVFYLECRRLNQYPNISNINELLNAFYKDFMNNFKISNHTALFIIDGLDEFRYLNQLLNPSLTFYPIVNALAEVTKYKHVVAGKVNAIDHYQSISTKHNNKLCIQVMGLNENKINNYIENHVVEVKKEVIKTTLKESPIAKAMASIPFYLS